In the genome of Bradyrhizobium sp. CIAT3101, one region contains:
- a CDS encoding ImmA/IrrE family metallo-endopeptidase → MTTKTQSEHLDLLVEEFLSELEMLSDAEVVSEAAEDFDDLDAVVQALRAEVQSAKAHVAKATLAAARSAAASHKETAAETKMDIERAKKLFDEFISAESGRSRFTMAARKGNAGSQADVMSALSDFCQLLSCSHAVPRLSFGDAPKAEHLLKSLGVSEPEEIDVEAIAWHLGATVRYAPLEGCEARIIGADDSAVITVNSASSAQRQRFSVCHELGHWIYHRRRMLFCQGDEIERPSPEAANMERAADRFASELLMPDFLFRPISGEFGRPTMAAVRKLAGRFNVSQTAAAIRLVETNHAPILLICHGQNGRKWFARSSAVTSDWFPKSELSPESSAFTMIYGKAPDAMPAKSVSASTWFARADASRYEVVEESIRVASREVLTLLVFKNPGELSRQLA, encoded by the coding sequence ATGACCACCAAGACCCAAAGCGAACATCTCGACCTTCTCGTTGAGGAGTTCTTGTCGGAGCTTGAGATGCTTTCCGACGCTGAAGTCGTGTCTGAAGCAGCAGAAGATTTCGACGATCTCGATGCTGTCGTTCAGGCTCTGCGAGCAGAGGTTCAATCCGCTAAAGCCCATGTTGCAAAGGCAACGTTGGCGGCCGCACGCTCTGCTGCTGCAAGTCATAAGGAAACTGCGGCTGAAACTAAAATGGATATTGAGCGAGCCAAGAAACTGTTTGATGAATTTATATCGGCAGAGTCTGGCAGGTCTCGCTTTACTATGGCCGCGCGAAAAGGAAATGCTGGTTCTCAGGCTGACGTTATGAGTGCGCTCTCTGATTTTTGTCAGCTCCTTAGCTGTTCTCACGCTGTTCCTCGTCTAAGCTTCGGAGACGCACCAAAAGCTGAGCATCTTTTGAAGTCTCTAGGTGTATCTGAGCCGGAAGAAATAGATGTGGAAGCCATCGCTTGGCACCTGGGCGCAACCGTTCGATACGCTCCACTAGAAGGTTGTGAAGCAAGGATTATTGGGGCTGATGATTCAGCAGTTATAACTGTAAACAGCGCTTCGTCTGCCCAACGGCAGCGTTTCTCGGTTTGTCATGAGCTCGGTCATTGGATTTACCACCGTCGTCGTATGCTTTTTTGCCAAGGCGACGAGATCGAGAGGCCTAGCCCAGAAGCGGCAAATATGGAGCGCGCAGCGGACCGCTTTGCGTCCGAACTCCTCATGCCGGACTTCTTATTTAGGCCTATTTCCGGTGAATTTGGGCGCCCTACAATGGCTGCAGTACGCAAGTTGGCCGGACGATTTAACGTAAGCCAAACGGCGGCTGCGATTAGATTGGTCGAGACAAATCATGCACCGATATTGCTAATCTGCCATGGCCAGAATGGACGGAAGTGGTTCGCCCGGTCGTCAGCTGTGACTAGTGACTGGTTTCCCAAGAGCGAACTCAGTCCTGAAAGCTCTGCTTTTACGATGATTTATGGGAAGGCCCCTGATGCGATGCCCGCCAAATCAGTTAGCGCTTCTACCTGGTTTGCTAGAGCTGATGCATCAAGGTACGAGGTTGTCGAAGAATCTATAAGGGTTGCTAGCCGCGAGGTTTTGACCCTCTTGGTTTTTAAGAATCCCGGTGAGTTGTCGCGGCAGCTCGCCTAG
- a CDS encoding lytic murein transglycosylase: MLRYALAVASIVCLAGGSAEAARCGGDFNSFVAGMTAEAQAAGVSAGVTSAAFGGITQDGAVLAFDRRQRYTFNKSFEQYVSTRVGPGRINGGRALLQRHAALLSRIEQQFGVPRQILVAIWGLESDFGKGDMGKLPVIRTLATLAHDCRRTELFQGELLAALKIVQRGDLPLRDLIGAYAGEIGQTQFLPSSYIKYGVDFDGDGHVDLRHSVADVLASTANLLHSNGFKMGQPYDEGSANFDAMREWNRAVIYRKTIGYFADRLVGQ; encoded by the coding sequence ATGTTGAGATACGCGCTCGCCGTCGCTTCGATCGTTTGCCTGGCCGGCGGTTCGGCCGAGGCCGCGCGCTGCGGCGGCGACTTCAACAGCTTCGTCGCCGGCATGACGGCGGAGGCGCAGGCCGCGGGCGTGTCGGCGGGCGTGACCAGCGCGGCGTTCGGCGGCATCACCCAGGATGGCGCCGTGCTCGCCTTCGACCGGCGCCAGCGCTACACGTTCAACAAGAGTTTTGAGCAGTACGTCTCGACCCGCGTCGGGCCCGGCCGCATCAATGGCGGTCGCGCACTGCTGCAGCGTCACGCCGCGCTGCTCTCGCGCATCGAGCAGCAGTTCGGCGTGCCCCGACAGATCCTGGTCGCGATCTGGGGCCTGGAGAGCGATTTCGGCAAGGGCGACATGGGCAAGCTGCCGGTGATCCGCACGCTTGCCACGCTCGCGCATGATTGCCGCCGCACCGAGCTGTTCCAGGGCGAACTGCTCGCCGCGCTCAAGATCGTGCAGCGCGGCGACCTGCCGCTGCGCGACCTGATCGGCGCCTATGCCGGCGAGATCGGCCAGACCCAGTTCCTGCCGTCGTCCTACATCAAGTATGGCGTCGATTTCGACGGCGACGGCCATGTCGACCTCCGCCACAGCGTCGCCGACGTGCTCGCCTCGACCGCGAACCTGCTCCACTCCAACGGCTTCAAGATGGGCCAGCCCTATGACGAAGGCTCGGCCAATTTCGACGCGATGCGCGAGTGGAACAGGGCGGTGATCTACCGCAAGACGATCGGGTATTTTGCAGATCGGCTGGTGGGGCAGTAG
- a CDS encoding GGDEF domain-containing protein: MLNVPTLWMVFVVNFSALGLIWAYVTRSYPKFEAARYWMASAFVGAAGSLTALVRLFVDSPIPLVFGAAGIMAASCLAAMGIQRFYDRPVHLRLMLTTGILSLAGVVIFMVGFDQMQLRMLFYTVGQGLPLVLSLRLLLSPPEGRVSPGARLSGIVILSIIGIFVIRAIGNMLGYDFSARAGGQTHAVMVLVLLFLSMTLNFGFLLMAMDRLRNEVADLALLDDLTGVANRRHLLQRLSEECARSERSGEPFSLLVIDLDGFKTINDTYGHAAGDACLQHFTLMAQTRLRPGDMLARTGGDEFCVVLPSSSMREGALIARRILEVCRQDAAGCAGNDIPIAISIGVAEWDRGIGQFPDRLIAHADHALYAAKKNGKNDFAVYDPAPPLSPEPVEAARKFA, translated from the coding sequence ATGCTGAACGTACCGACACTTTGGATGGTCTTCGTCGTCAATTTCTCGGCGCTCGGCCTGATCTGGGCCTATGTGACGCGCTCCTATCCGAAATTCGAGGCGGCACGATACTGGATGGCGTCGGCCTTCGTCGGCGCCGCCGGCTCGCTGACGGCGCTGGTCCGCCTGTTCGTCGATTCTCCCATCCCGCTTGTGTTCGGGGCCGCCGGCATCATGGCGGCGAGCTGCCTCGCGGCCATGGGCATTCAGCGCTTCTACGACCGGCCGGTGCATCTGCGCCTTATGCTGACGACGGGGATCCTGAGCCTCGCCGGCGTCGTGATCTTCATGGTCGGTTTCGACCAGATGCAGCTGCGCATGCTCTTCTACACGGTGGGGCAAGGCCTGCCGCTGGTGCTGTCGCTGCGCCTGTTGCTGTCGCCGCCCGAAGGCCGCGTCAGCCCGGGGGCGCGGCTGTCGGGCATCGTGATCCTCAGCATCATCGGGATCTTCGTGATACGCGCGATCGGCAACATGCTCGGTTACGATTTCTCGGCGAGGGCGGGCGGCCAGACCCACGCCGTCATGGTGCTGGTGCTGCTCTTCCTGTCGATGACGCTCAATTTCGGCTTCCTGCTGATGGCGATGGACCGCTTGCGCAACGAGGTCGCCGACCTCGCGCTGCTCGACGATCTCACCGGCGTCGCCAACCGCCGCCATCTGTTGCAGCGGTTGTCGGAAGAATGCGCCCGCTCGGAGCGCAGCGGCGAGCCGTTCTCGCTGCTGGTGATCGATCTCGACGGCTTCAAGACCATCAACGACACCTATGGGCATGCCGCGGGCGATGCCTGCCTCCAGCACTTCACCCTGATGGCGCAGACGCGGCTGCGGCCCGGCGACATGCTCGCCCGCACCGGCGGCGACGAGTTCTGCGTCGTGCTGCCGTCCTCCTCCATGCGCGAGGGCGCGCTGATCGCCCGCCGCATCCTCGAGGTCTGCCGCCAGGATGCCGCCGGCTGCGCCGGCAACGACATCCCGATCGCGATCTCGATCGGCGTTGCGGAGTGGGACCGCGGCATCGGCCAATTCCCGGATCGGCTGATCGCCCATGCCGACCACGCCCTCTATGCCGCCAAGAAGAACGGCAAGAACGATTTTGCGGTCTATGATCCCGCCCCGCCACTCTCGCCCGAGCCGGTCGAAGCCGCGCGCAAATTCGCCTGA
- a CDS encoding alpha/beta hydrolase domain-containing protein: MDDGPVKKLPVHHVRSDTACRDHKVLETSRYPLWRIPMPHGRSVRIVMFLFCLFGLASTTRPASAEVTRIEFTSKQPYGTFRAGDYVIWQGKIRGDLSPQEAIPGIDKAPRNERGRVDYAAKIILMMPAAPRGENGALLVDVPNRGQVWAEAIYNSPRDVRFLPGTLEQGTGFLQDHGFAVAEVFWELGQGADLPSFADADGKTRFVEGVGFAIVRDAADFFAHAASDQDGTPNPLRGAINRVLASGRSQDGRFLKTFLLNGFNMIGNRRVFDGMHVFVSAAGLLPILQTGLGPMSSAEGAPTFDNPDFPGVNDGPLTIGEITAKVETRGEVPPRMILVNSTTDYYSLRASLGRTGASGIADQPLPANVRMYDIAGGPHVPAPKAPACTLAPGRLDWSPLSRALLLHLDAWVSRGTEPPASELMSLETADGEPPALRAPARLSAAVIQVPKRDQDGNALGGVRLPDVAVPTGTNGAQNQPQTFTCMLIGSFSPFAATKAERERTGDARLSIEERYHGRDDYVNRIRIAAQDLMARGFLLPEDAAVIVQEAASTNLFAPAPENAEPR, from the coding sequence ATGGACGATGGACCGGTGAAAAAGTTGCCGGTCCATCATGTCCGTTCTGATACGGCATGTCGTGATCACAAAGTGCTCGAAACCAGCCGCTATCCCCTATGGAGAATTCCCATGCCGCACGGTCGAAGCGTGCGAATTGTGATGTTCCTATTTTGCTTGTTCGGCCTGGCCTCGACGACGCGGCCAGCGAGCGCAGAAGTGACTCGGATCGAGTTCACGTCGAAGCAGCCTTACGGCACATTTCGCGCCGGCGACTATGTGATCTGGCAGGGCAAGATCCGCGGCGACCTGTCGCCACAAGAGGCCATCCCCGGGATCGACAAGGCGCCGCGCAATGAACGTGGGCGCGTCGACTACGCGGCGAAGATCATTCTCATGATGCCGGCGGCTCCGCGCGGGGAAAACGGCGCGTTGCTGGTGGACGTACCCAACCGCGGGCAAGTCTGGGCCGAGGCGATCTACAACTCGCCACGCGATGTGCGGTTTCTCCCGGGCACGCTGGAGCAGGGCACCGGCTTTCTCCAGGACCATGGCTTCGCGGTTGCGGAGGTTTTCTGGGAGCTTGGACAGGGTGCGGACCTGCCTTCGTTCGCTGACGCCGATGGCAAGACACGCTTCGTCGAGGGCGTGGGCTTTGCGATCGTCCGCGATGCCGCGGATTTCTTCGCGCATGCGGCTTCTGACCAGGATGGAACGCCCAACCCGCTCAGGGGAGCGATCAATCGCGTGCTCGCGAGCGGCAGGTCCCAGGATGGACGATTCCTGAAGACCTTCCTCCTGAACGGCTTCAACATGATCGGCAACCGGCGCGTCTTCGACGGAATGCATGTGTTCGTCTCGGCCGCCGGCCTTCTTCCGATCCTGCAGACCGGCCTTGGACCAATGTCGAGCGCCGAGGGGGCGCCCACATTCGACAACCCGGATTTTCCCGGCGTGAATGACGGACCGCTCACGATCGGGGAGATCACGGCCAAGGTCGAGACGCGCGGCGAGGTGCCTCCAAGGATGATCCTCGTGAACTCCACCACGGACTACTATTCACTGCGCGCTTCGCTCGGCCGAACGGGCGCGTCCGGAATCGCGGATCAGCCACTGCCCGCCAATGTGCGGATGTACGATATCGCGGGAGGCCCGCATGTACCGGCCCCCAAGGCACCGGCCTGCACACTGGCGCCGGGCCGCCTCGATTGGTCGCCGCTGTCGCGGGCCCTCCTGCTGCACCTTGATGCCTGGGTCAGCCGCGGCACCGAGCCGCCCGCGAGCGAACTGATGTCGCTCGAAACCGCGGACGGCGAGCCCCCTGCACTGCGCGCCCCTGCTCGGCTGTCCGCCGCAGTGATACAAGTGCCGAAGCGCGATCAGGACGGCAATGCGCTCGGCGGCGTGCGGCTGCCGGATGTCGCGGTGCCGACCGGCACCAATGGCGCCCAGAACCAGCCGCAGACATTCACCTGCATGCTGATCGGGTCCTTCTCACCATTCGCAGCGACGAAAGCGGAACGAGAGCGTACCGGTGACGCCCGCCTGTCGATCGAAGAGCGCTATCACGGCCGCGACGATTACGTGAACCGGATCCGGATCGCTGCCCAGGATCTGATGGCGCGCGGGTTTCTGCTGCCGGAAGACGCGGCAGTGATCGTTCAGGAAGCCGCGTCGACGAACCTGTTCGCGCCCGCACCAGAGAATGCCGAGCCACGTTGA
- a CDS encoding DCC1-like thiol-disulfide oxidoreductase family protein gives MSPHFTVWYNTRCPVCDAGIDWQRNKLLALVRAGTVEFKDINEQPDALARFGASLDDIRRRLHATDEAGQLIVGADVAIALWRLTPGEGWLAALFGNRVALPFTRFFYDRFADLLFAWNRWCGRW, from the coding sequence ATGTCACCCCACTTCACCGTCTGGTACAACACCCGCTGCCCCGTCTGCGACGCCGGCATCGACTGGCAGCGCAACAAGCTGCTGGCTCTGGTGCGGGCGGGCACGGTTGAGTTCAAGGACATCAACGAACAGCCCGATGCGCTGGCGCGCTTTGGCGCCTCGCTCGATGACATCAGGCGGCGCCTGCATGCGACCGATGAGGCCGGGCAGCTCATCGTCGGCGCGGATGTCGCGATTGCGCTGTGGCGGCTAACGCCAGGGGAGGGATGGCTTGCGGCGCTGTTCGGCAACCGCGTGGCGCTGCCGTTCACCCGGTTCTTCTATGACCGGTTTGCCGATCTGTTGTTTGCCTGGAATAGGTGGTGCGGGCGCTGGTGA
- a CDS encoding peptidoglycan recognition family protein: MLSRLVAAILAAVLIAPAAAMDAELTRLARSTGTPDIPGLKIVWLAPWGDVANAHGWRNIIVHQTEGPTGSARGGAQEQSKNPTRRGVMVWVETDGTVYWSVADNLVPTHTDGANRNDNKYIDNSVTYHQVVRDNSIGVEFAGNYPDVTIGPTAAQVAAWKILVQVLRARYDIPLDHVYAHNWIDFKDARYCEGCWLATLARTWGE; this comes from the coding sequence ATGCTGTCCCGCCTTGTCGCGGCAATTCTCGCCGCCGTTCTGATCGCTCCCGCCGCCGCAATGGACGCCGAGCTCACAAGGCTCGCGCGCAGCACCGGCACGCCCGACATTCCCGGGTTGAAGATCGTCTGGCTCGCGCCATGGGGCGATGTCGCCAACGCTCATGGCTGGCGCAACATCATCGTGCACCAGACCGAAGGGCCGACCGGCTCGGCGCGCGGCGGCGCGCAAGAGCAGTCGAAGAACCCGACCCGGCGCGGCGTGATGGTCTGGGTCGAGACCGACGGTACGGTCTACTGGTCGGTCGCGGACAATCTGGTGCCGACCCATACCGACGGCGCCAACCGCAACGACAACAAATACATCGACAACAGCGTGACCTATCATCAGGTCGTGCGCGACAATTCGATCGGCGTCGAGTTCGCCGGCAACTATCCCGATGTCACGATCGGCCCGACGGCGGCACAGGTGGCGGCCTGGAAGATCCTGGTCCAGGTCCTGCGCGCGCGTTACGATATCCCGCTCGACCACGTTTACGCCCACAACTGGATCGACTTCAAAGACGCCCGCTATTGCGAAGGCTGCTGGCTCGCGACGCTGGCGCGGACCTGGGGCGAGTGA
- a CDS encoding SDR family NAD(P)-dependent oxidoreductase → MTAIRGAAAITGAASGIGRALAIELAQRGCDLALADRDEAGLKSLAAEIGGQRKISVHRVDVSNPADIAQFAREVIAAHPALGILVNNAGVALMGTFEEIDQAQMDWLFDINFWGVVHGTRAFLPHLKTRAEAHIVNVSSIFGIIAPPGQSAYAAAKFAVRGFSESVRHELAVAGSAVKLSVVHPGGVATSIARSSRTGVGVTDNARRAQMIDRFETAARTTPKDAALRIIKGIERNEPRILIGNDARFMDILQRFRPATYWAPLQRKLEKMAKGK, encoded by the coding sequence ATGACGGCGATTCGCGGCGCGGCCGCCATCACGGGCGCGGCGAGCGGCATTGGCCGTGCGCTCGCCATCGAGCTTGCACAACGCGGCTGCGACCTCGCGCTCGCCGATCGCGACGAGGCTGGGCTGAAATCGCTCGCCGCCGAGATCGGCGGACAGCGCAAGATCAGCGTGCATCGCGTCGATGTCAGCAACCCCGCTGACATCGCGCAATTCGCGCGCGAGGTCATCGCAGCGCATCCCGCGCTCGGCATCCTCGTCAACAATGCCGGCGTGGCACTGATGGGGACGTTCGAGGAGATCGACCAGGCGCAGATGGACTGGCTGTTCGACATCAATTTCTGGGGCGTGGTGCACGGTACCCGCGCCTTCCTGCCGCATCTGAAGACGCGGGCAGAAGCGCATATCGTCAACGTCTCCTCGATCTTCGGCATCATCGCGCCGCCCGGACAATCGGCCTATGCGGCGGCGAAATTCGCGGTGCGCGGATTTTCCGAGAGCGTGCGGCATGAGCTCGCGGTCGCGGGGAGTGCCGTCAAACTGTCGGTGGTGCATCCCGGCGGCGTCGCCACTTCCATCGCGCGCTCATCGCGCACCGGCGTTGGCGTCACCGACAACGCCCGCCGCGCCCAGATGATCGACCGGTTCGAGACCGCGGCCCGGACGACGCCGAAGGACGCGGCGCTGCGCATCATCAAGGGCATCGAGCGAAACGAGCCGCGCATCCTGATCGGCAACGATGCCAGGTTCATGGACATCCTGCAGCGCTTCCGCCCGGCAACGTATTGGGCGCCGCTGCAGCGGAAGCTGGAGAAGATGGCGAAGGGGAAGTGA
- a CDS encoding LysE family translocator — MSWSFLLTSLIVVASPGTGVLYTLAAALTRGSRASVAAAYGCTLGIVPHMVAAMLGLAAVLHTSALAFAALKWCGVAYLLYMSWQALRETGALAVDGEIKERSSGRVIVTGFLINILNPKLSIFFLAFLPQFIAADEASVLARMLELSGAFMAMTFAVFVVYGLCAASVRERVISRPGVMAWLRRSFAAGFALLGAKLAFAER; from the coding sequence ATGTCCTGGTCCTTCCTGCTCACCTCGCTCATCGTCGTCGCCTCGCCCGGCACCGGCGTGCTTTACACCCTGGCTGCGGCGCTGACCCGCGGCTCGCGCGCCAGCGTGGCGGCGGCCTACGGCTGCACGCTCGGGATCGTGCCGCACATGGTCGCGGCGATGCTTGGGCTCGCCGCCGTGCTGCACACCAGCGCGCTCGCCTTTGCCGCGCTGAAATGGTGCGGCGTGGCCTATCTGCTCTACATGTCCTGGCAGGCGCTGCGCGAGACAGGTGCGCTTGCGGTCGACGGCGAGATCAAGGAGCGCTCCAGCGGCCGGGTCATCGTCACCGGCTTCCTCATCAACATCCTGAACCCGAAGCTCTCGATCTTCTTCCTCGCCTTCCTGCCGCAGTTCATCGCGGCGGACGAGGCGTCCGTGCTGGCGCGGATGCTGGAATTGAGCGGCGCCTTCATGGCCATGACCTTTGCGGTGTTCGTCGTCTATGGCCTCTGCGCGGCGTCCGTGCGCGAGCGCGTCATCTCCCGTCCCGGCGTGATGGCCTGGCTGCGCCGCTCCTTTGCCGCAGGCTTTGCCCTGCTTGGCGCCAAGCTCGCCTTCGCCGAGCGGTAG
- a CDS encoding OmpA family protein → MTMPLPRRMLAVLALLSLHVVAASAQTRDVAGSRDYPGIGRFTSSVITGYVVKDFDATRMQAAAFRDGQPTDARRLEGRIVRIAYRTNPGPSILEVSRNFETQLAKAGYETLLACDTDACGAIPFTESIDTLPVPQMWVDGFNYRYFAGRKTEGGRETYASVIVSQNNQDITAQVTIAELGAIANKMVDAAAMAKGLGETGHIALYGIYFDTDKAVLKPESRPTLEQIAKLLTGQPQLNVFIVGHTDSQGAYEYNLDLSKRRAEAVAAELVKSFRIAQARLRTAGVGLLAPVGSDATDAGRALNRRVELVAP, encoded by the coding sequence ATGACCATGCCCCTTCCCCGCCGGATGCTTGCTGTCCTCGCATTGCTCTCGCTCCATGTCGTGGCCGCCTCGGCGCAGACGCGCGATGTCGCCGGCAGCCGCGACTATCCCGGCATCGGCCGCTTCACCAGCAGCGTCATCACCGGTTATGTCGTGAAGGATTTTGACGCGACGCGGATGCAGGCCGCCGCCTTCAGGGATGGTCAGCCGACCGACGCGCGACGGCTCGAGGGCCGCATTGTCCGCATCGCCTACCGCACCAATCCCGGCCCCTCGATCCTCGAAGTCTCCCGCAATTTCGAGACGCAGCTGGCGAAAGCCGGCTACGAGACCCTGCTGGCCTGCGACACCGACGCCTGCGGCGCCATTCCCTTCACCGAGTCCATCGACACGCTGCCGGTCCCGCAGATGTGGGTCGACGGCTTCAACTATCGCTATTTTGCCGGGCGCAAGACCGAAGGCGGCCGCGAGACCTATGCGAGCGTCATCGTCAGCCAGAACAACCAGGACATCACCGCGCAGGTCACGATCGCCGAGCTGGGCGCCATCGCCAACAAGATGGTCGACGCTGCGGCGATGGCGAAAGGTCTTGGCGAAACCGGCCACATCGCGCTCTACGGCATCTATTTCGACACCGACAAGGCGGTGCTGAAGCCGGAGAGCCGCCCGACGCTGGAGCAGATCGCAAAGCTGCTGACCGGCCAGCCTCAGCTCAACGTCTTCATCGTCGGCCACACCGACAGCCAGGGCGCCTATGAGTACAATCTCGATCTGTCGAAGCGGCGTGCGGAGGCGGTCGCGGCGGAACTGGTGAAGAGTTTCCGGATTGCGCAAGCGCGGCTGCGCACCGCCGGCGTCGGATTGCTGGCGCCGGTCGGCTCCGACGCAACGGACGCCGGCCGCGCGCTGAACCGGCGCGTGGAACTCGTAGCGCCGTGA
- a CDS encoding response regulator: MGQSKPFTATALIVEDDAMQREMLSLLLEESGYQVIQCESAEAAERVLDQSAGALCLMLTDVQLAGRMNGVELAHVAKDRNPKLDVVVTSGRPLRQPLPDGAKFWAKPWAPLDVLREAEIAQLN; encoded by the coding sequence ATGGGACAATCCAAACCGTTTACGGCCACAGCCCTCATCGTCGAAGACGACGCCATGCAGCGGGAGATGCTCAGTCTGCTGCTCGAAGAAAGCGGGTATCAGGTCATCCAGTGCGAGAGTGCGGAAGCCGCCGAGCGTGTGCTGGACCAGAGCGCCGGCGCACTCTGCCTGATGCTGACCGACGTGCAGCTCGCCGGCCGCATGAACGGCGTCGAGCTCGCGCACGTCGCCAAGGACCGCAATCCGAAGCTCGATGTCGTCGTCACGTCTGGCCGCCCGCTGAGGCAGCCTTTGCCCGACGGTGCAAAATTCTGGGCCAAGCCCTGGGCGCCGCTCGACGTCCTGCGCGAAGCCGAGATCGCCCAGCTGAACTGA
- a CDS encoding catalase family peroxidase: MMNRKLVAALFVFGLAFPAPPRAEDAPVEQQLVDQMNKVFGVHAGFRANHAKGVVAEGKFKASADAAGLSKAVLFGGAEVPVTVRFSDSTGVPKLPDGSGDANPHGLAVKFHLPDGSDMDIVINSLKFFPVSTSEEFRDLLAAIAQSPPDAAKPTKVEQFVASHPTVPAALATVATPDSFANEAYFGINAFVFVNKAGQRQAIRYQMIPEKIVHLDKAEAAKKAPDFLMEELPARLKQGPVVFHFKAQLAAAGDSTKDPSKPWPDDRKLVELGTLTIDKAVADSDEAQKKLLFLPGQLTDGIEQSDDPMVDVRNGAYAISFSRRNP; the protein is encoded by the coding sequence ATGATGAACCGCAAGCTCGTTGCCGCGCTGTTCGTGTTCGGCCTGGCCTTCCCCGCCCCCCCGCGTGCGGAGGACGCGCCCGTCGAGCAACAGCTCGTCGACCAGATGAACAAGGTGTTCGGCGTCCACGCCGGCTTTCGCGCTAATCACGCCAAGGGCGTCGTGGCCGAAGGAAAATTCAAGGCCTCGGCGGACGCCGCCGGCTTGAGCAAGGCTGTGCTTTTCGGCGGCGCCGAGGTTCCCGTGACTGTGCGGTTCTCGGACTCCACCGGCGTGCCCAAGCTGCCTGACGGCTCCGGCGACGCCAACCCGCACGGCCTGGCGGTGAAATTTCACCTGCCCGACGGCAGCGACATGGACATCGTGATCAATTCGCTGAAATTCTTTCCCGTGTCGACCAGCGAGGAGTTTCGCGACCTGCTCGCCGCGATCGCGCAGAGCCCGCCGGACGCGGCCAAGCCGACCAAGGTCGAGCAGTTCGTGGCAAGCCATCCCACCGTCCCGGCCGCCTTGGCCACGGTCGCCACGCCGGACAGTTTTGCCAATGAGGCCTATTTCGGCATCAACGCGTTCGTGTTCGTCAACAAAGCGGGCCAGCGACAGGCCATCCGCTATCAGATGATCCCCGAGAAGATCGTGCACCTCGACAAGGCGGAGGCTGCGAAGAAGGCGCCGGACTTCCTGATGGAGGAACTGCCCGCCCGCCTGAAGCAGGGACCGGTGGTTTTCCACTTCAAGGCGCAACTGGCCGCGGCCGGCGATTCCACCAAGGACCCGTCAAAGCCCTGGCCTGACGATCGCAAGCTGGTCGAACTCGGCACGCTGACGATCGACAAGGCCGTGGCTGATAGCGACGAGGCGCAGAAGAAGCTTCTGTTCCTGCCGGGCCAACTCACCGACGGGATCGAGCAGTCCGACGATCCGATGGTCGATGTCCGCAACGGCGCCTATGCCATCTCGTTCTCGCGGCGCAATCCCTGA
- the rpoH gene encoding RNA polymerase sigma factor RpoH, translated as MARTAALPVLNGESGLSRYLGEIRKFPMLEPQQEYMLAKRWREHDDRDAAHQLVTSHLRLVAKIAMGYRGYGLPISEVVSEGNVGLMQAVKRFEPEKGFRLATYAMWWIKASIQEYILRSWSLVKMGTTANQKKLFFNLRKAKSKINALDEGDLRPDQVKIIAKRLGVTDQDVIDMNRRLGGDASLNAPIRDDGEAGEWQDWLVDNSPNQEALLAEHEEYDERRDALNGAMGVLNPRERRIFEARRLADEPMTLEDLAAEFGVSRERVRQIEVRAFEKVQSAVKGTIARAEQAALEAAH; from the coding sequence ATGGCCCGTACCGCTGCTCTGCCGGTCCTCAATGGAGAATCCGGCCTTTCCCGCTACCTCGGCGAAATCCGCAAGTTCCCGATGCTGGAACCCCAGCAGGAGTACATGCTCGCCAAGCGTTGGCGCGAACACGATGATCGCGACGCTGCACACCAACTCGTCACCAGCCATCTCCGGCTCGTGGCCAAGATCGCCATGGGCTATCGCGGCTACGGCTTGCCGATCTCCGAGGTCGTCTCGGAAGGCAATGTCGGCCTGATGCAGGCGGTGAAGCGTTTCGAGCCCGAGAAGGGCTTCCGTCTCGCCACCTACGCGATGTGGTGGATCAAGGCGTCGATTCAAGAGTACATCCTGCGTTCCTGGTCGCTCGTGAAGATGGGCACCACCGCGAACCAGAAGAAGCTGTTCTTCAACCTGCGCAAGGCGAAGAGCAAGATCAACGCACTGGACGAGGGCGATCTCCGCCCCGACCAGGTGAAGATCATTGCCAAGCGTCTCGGCGTCACCGATCAGGACGTGATCGACATGAATCGCCGCCTCGGTGGCGACGCGTCGCTTAATGCTCCGATCCGCGACGACGGCGAAGCCGGCGAATGGCAGGACTGGCTGGTCGACAATTCGCCCAACCAGGAAGCCCTGCTGGCCGAGCACGAGGAGTATGACGAACGCCGTGACGCGCTGAACGGCGCCATGGGCGTGCTCAACCCGCGCGAACGCCGCATCTTCGAGGCCCGCCGCCTCGCCGATGAGCCGATGACGCTGGAAGACCTTGCTGCCGAGTTCGGCGTGTCGCGCGAGCGCGTCCGCCAGATCGAGGTCCGCGCCTTCGAGAAGGTGCAGTCCGCGGTCAAGGGCACGATCGCAAGGGCCGAACAGGCCGCGCTGGAAGCCGCTCACTAA